Part of the Oceanidesulfovibrio indonesiensis genome is shown below.
ACGCAGCAACTTCCACAGTATGCAGCTTGTATTCCAAAACACGACGGGCCGACGCCGGAGTGTGACAAGAAAAAGACCATAATGGCAAGTCCGTGTCGGCAGCCGGTGGGCGAGGAATACTCCGACACGCAAGACAGGGCAAGCAGGAGCTGTCTGACCAATATGGCATCGGGCGGCCGTATTTGACATGGCGCACTGTGGCAGATATGGTGCTACATATAAGGAAAGTTCACTACACATATAAATACTAAGTTGATGAGCGATTCAATCCTTACACGAGCCCTCCAGGTGGTGGATGCGGTGAGCGCAGCCGCCGATGGGCTGCGTTTTTCCGAAGTCCAGGCCCTGCTCGGCGGGCCCAGCCCCTCCACGGTCAGCAAGATTCTCCGCGAGCTGACCAGGGCGGACGTGCTGACCAAGACGCCCGAGGGCCGATATGTGCTGGGGGTCAAACCGTACTTCTGGGGCAAGACCGTCTCCAGAAACCGCGGTCCGTTTCGCATCATCCGCGAGGAGATGGCCGCGCTGCACGAGACGTTCGAGGCGTCAGTAAATCTGTTCACCTGCTCGGACGGGCACATGTTCTGCCTGGAGAGCGTCATGTCGCCGGAGTCGCCAACCCTGTGGCCAGCCGGCAAGGGGCTCAGGCTGCAGCTGCCGGTCATCGGCTCGGTGTTTTTCTTCAGCCGCGAGCAGTTGGAGGACGAAGCGTTCCTGCAAGCCGAATGCGAGCGCCACAGACCGCGACTCGAACTGGAAGACGTGCGCGACATGGTCGCAAACGCCTGGCGAACGGGAATTCAAATGGACGCGGGGCTGTTCTATCCTGGCGTGATACGGCTGGCCGTGCCACTGGTGGATCAGGAGCGCGTCACCATGGTTCTGGGGCTCGGCATTCTGGAAGCCAGGCAGGAGGAGCGCGACGCGGTGTCCCGCATCGCCGCGGCCATGCGGGGGGCCAAAGAGCGCATCGAGGAAGCCATGAACCCTTAAGAAAGCAACGCCAAAAGGAGCAGTACCCGATTATGTTGCAGAACAAGCCGAACATTCTGATCATCCAGTGCGACCAGCTCGCCGCCTCGGCGTTGCCGTGCTACGGCAACGAGGTGGTCAAATCTCCGCACATGGACAGCATCGCCGAAGACGGCGTGGTTTTCACCAGCGCCTACTGCAACAATCCGCTCTGCGCGCCGTCGCGTTTTTCCATGATGGCCGGGCAGTATCCCTCGCGCATCGGCGCATGGGACAACGGCGCGGAGTTCCCGGCGGATATTCCCACCTTCGCCCACTACCTGCGCGTGAACGGGTATCGCACCGTGCTTTGCGGCAAGATGCATTTCGTGGGCGCAGACCAGCTGCATGGTTTCGAGGAGCGTCTGACAACGGACGTGTACCCGGCCGACCACGGCTGGACTCCGGACTGGACGCGGCCCGAGCACCGCTTCGACTGGTGGTACCACAATATGGACAGCGTGACCCAGGCCGGCCACAACGAGCGCGCCAACCAGATCGACTTTGACGACGAGGTGGGATTCCGCGCCGAACGCCACATCCTGGACATGGCGCGCTGCGGCGAAGACCGGCCGTTCTGCATGACCGTCTCTTTCACCAATCCGCACGATCCGTACGTCTGCCCCAAGGAGCACTGGGACCGCTACGACCATGACGAAATCGACATGCCGCGAGTGGGGCACATCCCGTACGAGCAGTGCGACTCGCACAGCAGGCGGCTGCGTCACTCCTACTGCATGGACGAAGGCGCAATGGACGAGGCCGATATCCGCAACGCGCGCCACGCCTACTATGGGCAGATAAGTTACCTGGACGATAAGATCGGCCGCATCCTCAAGGCCCTGGACGACACAGGTCAGCGGGATAACACAATCATCGTCCTCACCGCCGACCACGGCGACATGCTGGGCGAGCGAGGTCTGTGGTACAAGATGTCCCTGCTGGAGGGTTCGGCCCGCGTGCCATTCGTGATGAACGGCAAGGGCTTCCAACCCGGCAGGGTGGATACGCCGGTCTCCCTGGTGGACCTCTTGCCCACGCTGCTGGACATCGCCGGCGCGCCGGAACTGCGCGATCCCGCGGACACCTTGGACGGCCGCAGTCTTCTGCCCCTGGCCCGCGGGGAGCAGGAAACTGACAGACCCGCCGTGATCAGCGAGTATATGGGCGAAGGCGCTATCGCGCCCATGGTGATGATACGCCACGGTCGCTACAAGTACATCCACTGCCCGGCGGACCCGCCGCAGCTGTTCGACCTGGCCGAGGACCCGGACGAGTTGGACAATCTGGCCGGGGATCCGGACCATGCCGGGCTGGTGGCCGATTTCGAGAAGCGCGTGCGCGAGCACATGGACCTCGATTCCATCGACAGGCAGGTGCGCGAAAGCCAGAGCCGTCGGCGTGTGGTGTTCAAAGCGCACATGGCCGGAATGCGGACGCCGTGGGACTACCACCCGCCATGCCGCGCCGCGAACCAGTACATGCGCAACCACCTGGACCTGAACGACGTGGAGTCCAGGGCGCGCCTTATGTGCAAATAACCAGCAGTCTGTCGGTCCGGCATGTTTTCGTGACTCGCCCCGGGCCGGCGTTTATAGCAATGCAACCATTCTCCCTGCTCATCAAACCGGCATCCGCGGACTGCAATCTGCGCTGCGACTACTGCTTCTATCTGGACAAGAGTGCGCTCTATCCGGAATCCGGCAAGCACCGCATGAGCGAGGCGACGTTGCGCGTGCTCCTGCAGCGGTACTTTGAGACGCCGCAGCCTGCGTACGCCATGGTCTGGCAGGGCGGGGAGCCCTCGCTCATGGGCGCGCCGTTCTACAAGCAGGTAACCGAGCTGCAGAAGGAACTGGCCCCGCGGGGCGCGCGCATCGCCAACAGTATGCAGACCAACGCCACCATGGTGGGCGACGGTCTGGCTGCGCACATGAGCAAGTACCGCTTCCTCACCGGGGTCAGCATCGACGGCCCGGCCGAACTGCACGACGTGAGCCGCCGCACGGTAAAGGGCAAGTCCACCCACGCCCGCGTGGTGCAGGGACTACGCACACTACAGAAGCACCGCGTGCCGGTGAGCGGCGTCACGCTGGTTTCCACGGCCAATGTGGAGGAGCCGGTCCGCGTGTACCGGCATCTGCGGGAGTTGGGTCTGAGTTCCATGCAGTTCGTGCCGTGCGTGGAGTGGGACGCAGCGGGCGAGCCGCTGCCGTGGACTATCACCGGGGAGCAGTGGGGACGGTTTCTGGAAGGCGTGTTCGAGGAGTGGTTCGTTGCGCAGGACTGGAACGTGTCCGTGCGGAACTTCGAGTCCGTGCTGGCGCGGCTCGTGGGCGCACAGTCCGGGGAATGCCGGCTGTGCGAGCGCTGCGACCAGTACCTGGTGGTGGAATACAACGGCGATATCTACCCGTGCGATTTTTTTGTAAATGAGCTATACAGATTGGGAAACATCCACGATATCTCCCTGCTCGATGCGCGGGAAGCACAGGCGTATGCAGCGTTTGCGCAGGCCAAATCGCACATTCCCGCGCTGTGCGGCGCGTGTCCATATCTGTCCGTGTGCATGGGCGATTGCCCAAAATTCCGTCTGGCGGCTCCCGCGGGTGCGACTCATGCAGGTCGCAGCTGGCTGTGCGAGGGGTGGCTCTATTTTTTCCGAGCTTCCTGGGACCGGTTCCATGCCCTGGCGCGAAACATCGCGTCGCGGGCGGCGTGAACGCCCGGTCTGCTCAAGATCAGGAGGCCTCATTGTAACCGAGGAGGATTCGTGAAGTATTTGTCCACGTTTTTTGCGTGCATTCTGACTGTGTTCGTTGTGTTTTCCACGGCCCAGGCCGCGGAGAAGATCCGTTTCGCCACACCGCCGTGGCCCGGCGTAGAGGTGAAGACCGAGGTCGCCACGCAGCTTCTGGAGACTTTGGGCTACTCCACCGAACAACTCCAGGTGGGCACGTCGATCACCTACAACGGTTTCAAATCCGGCGAGGTCGACGCCTTTCTGGCCGGCTGGGTGCCGCAGCAGGATCCCATGCTGAATCCCCTGCTGGAAGAAGGCGTGGTGGAGATTGCCCAGACCAACCTGGACACCGCCGTCATCAGCCTGTGCGTGCCGCGTTTCGTGGCCGAAGCGGGCGTGACCAGCTTCGCCGACCTCGACGCGCATGCCGACAAGTTCAACCATCATATTTACAACATCGAAGCCGGCTCGGGCATGCACACGAACATGGAAGAGATCATTCAGAACGACGTGGCCGGCCTGGGCGACTGGGAGCAGACCGGCGTGACCACTCCTGTCATGCTCAAGGAAGTCATGACCAAAGCCAATAACGGCGAATGGGTGGTGTTCGGCTGCTGGAAGCCCCACTGGATGAACCTGATGATGGACATGGTCTACCTGGAGCCCGTGCCCGGCATCGAGAAGTACGCCAGCAACTCCAAGGTCCACACCGTCGTGCGCAGCGATCTGAAGGACACTGATCCCGAGGTCTACCGCTTCCTTACGCAGCTCAAGGTGAACGTGCAGATCCAAAGCGAGTGGATTCGCGACTACGGCCAGCAGGAAATCGCCATCGACAAGGTCGCCAGGGACTGGATTGCCGCCAACAAGGAGACCGTCTCCCAGTGGCTGGACGGCGTGAAGGCGGCCGACGGCGCGCCCGCCATGGAAAAGATCGACGCAGCGTTTTAGCAGGCTTTACGCCTGCACTGTTCAAGAAGCCTCCGGAGGGAAGGGGAATTGTATCCCCGGCACCCCAGAAAGGGTTCCCTTGAACAAGTGGCATGATGACCGGTGCGCCTGCACGAGGCGCATTGCCAAGAGCGGGGTTGCGATATGGTCGCAGCCCCGTTTTTTGTTGCAAACCAAGCAAGGCCGCGGACGAAATCCACGGCCTTGCCAGTGCGTCTATGGAGAAGGCGGCGGAAGAGGAGTGACGCCGCCCGTTGTGTATTCACGAAGTCGCGGCGGGGCCCGATGACGGTGTGCTGCTTTCCGCGCCGGCCATGCTGGTTCCGGACGCGTCGTTGCGCGGCGGGGTCTCGCGTTTCACCCGGAAGAACACGCAGTAGAGCACCGGCACCACCACCAGGGTCAGGGCTGTGGCGAACGTGAGACCGGCCATGATGGTCACGGCCATGGCTGCGAAGAAGGCGTCCCAGATCAGCGGGATCATGCCGAGCACCGTGGTGAACGCGGCCATGCATACGGGCCGCACGCGAGATACGGCGGAGTCCACAACGGCCTGGTACGGCTGCTTGCCGTTGGCGATGTCCAGGTTGATCTGGTCGAGCAGCACGATCTCGTTCTTGAAGAGCATGCCCGACAGGCTGAGGAAGCCGAGCAGGGCCATGAAGCCGAAGGGCTGCCCCGCCGTGAGCAACCCCGCCACAACGCCGATGAGCGCCAGCGGCAATCCCAGGAAGATGATCAGAGGATGGCGCAGGCTGTTGAAGAGCATCACCGAAATGAAGAACATCACGGCGAAGGCAATGGGCACGTTGGCCATGAGCTTGGTGTTCGCTTCGGTGGACTTCTCGTACTCGCCGCCCCATTCCAGCGTGTAGCCCGGAGGCAGGTCGATGGCTTCGATCTGCGGACGCAACTCCTCGAAGAGGGTCATGGCCGTGCCGGTGCGTTGCTGGCAGCTCACGGTGAGCGTGCGCTTGCGGTCCAGCCTGCGGATGATGGGGTCTTCCCACATGGTCTGGGAGCCGTCCGTGACCTGCCCGATGGGCAGCGCCTTGCCGGCCGCCTCGCTCCACACCTGCACGTCCTGCAGATTGCTCACCCCCTGGCGCTGGGCCTTGGGCGGCCGCAGGACAATGGGCAGAAGCGTGTCGCCGTCGCGGTACAGCCCGGCGTTCACGCCGGAGAAGTTCATTGTCAGTGCCTGGCTTATCTCCGGCCGGGTCACGCCGGCATCGCGGCTCTGCGCCTCGGCCATGCGCACGTGCAGCGCTTTCACCCGTTGGCGCCAGTCATGCTTGATGGTGCGGGTGTTGTCATTCTCGCGCATGATCTCCATGACCTGGTCAGCCAGCTGCCGCAGCACGAGGCCGTCATCGCCTATGAGACGGGCCTCGATGGCGCCGCCGCCGGGGCCGAGCTTGAAGGCCTCCACGGCGGAGACCGCACGCGGATGCTCCGCATTCAGGTATTCCTCCACCTGGACCATGAGCATGGGGATGGCGTCGTACTCCTCCACGCTCACCAGCACCTGGCCGTATGAGCTGTCGGGCATCTCGGGCTCGTAGGTCAGGATGAAGCGCAACGCGCCGTTGCCCACGAAGGTGTCCGTAGCGGTTACGCCGGGCAGGGAGCGTATATGCTCGCCCATTGCGGCAAGGCCTTCGGCCGTTTCCTCGATGTGCGTGCCGGCGGGGTACCAGATGTCCACCATGAACTGCGGCCGCGTGGAGTCCGGGAAAAAGTTTTTCTCCACGAACTGGAAACTGTAGAGCGAGACCACCAGCATGGAGGCCACCGCGGCCAGGGTGAGCCAGCGGTGGTCGATACAGAAGCGTAGAAATGCGCGGTAGCCGCGGTAGAGCCAGTTGTTGTGCGCCTCTTTGATTTCCGTCGGTTTTTTGAGGAAGGTCACGCACAACCAGGGCGTGATGGTTACAGCGAACACCCAGCTGAGCCCCAGTGATATGGCGATGACCTGGAACAGACTGCCCAGGAACTCGCCGGTCGTATCGTCGGAGACGGAGATGGCGGCAAAGGCCATGATCGCGATAATGGTCGCGCCCAGCAGGGGCCACTGCACCTCGCGCACGGTCTCTGTTGCGGCCTGCTCGCGGCGTACGCCCTGCATGACCTTTATGACGATGCCTTCCGTGACCACGATGGCGTTGTCCACCAGCATGCCCAGGGCGATGACCAGCGCTCCCAGGGAGATGCG
Proteins encoded:
- a CDS encoding helix-turn-helix domain-containing protein is translated as MSDSILTRALQVVDAVSAAADGLRFSEVQALLGGPSPSTVSKILRELTRADVLTKTPEGRYVLGVKPYFWGKTVSRNRGPFRIIREEMAALHETFEASVNLFTCSDGHMFCLESVMSPESPTLWPAGKGLRLQLPVIGSVFFFSREQLEDEAFLQAECERHRPRLELEDVRDMVANAWRTGIQMDAGLFYPGVIRLAVPLVDQERVTMVLGLGILEARQEERDAVSRIAAAMRGAKERIEEAMNP
- the betC gene encoding choline-sulfatase, with amino-acid sequence MLQNKPNILIIQCDQLAASALPCYGNEVVKSPHMDSIAEDGVVFTSAYCNNPLCAPSRFSMMAGQYPSRIGAWDNGAEFPADIPTFAHYLRVNGYRTVLCGKMHFVGADQLHGFEERLTTDVYPADHGWTPDWTRPEHRFDWWYHNMDSVTQAGHNERANQIDFDDEVGFRAERHILDMARCGEDRPFCMTVSFTNPHDPYVCPKEHWDRYDHDEIDMPRVGHIPYEQCDSHSRRLRHSYCMDEGAMDEADIRNARHAYYGQISYLDDKIGRILKALDDTGQRDNTIIVLTADHGDMLGERGLWYKMSLLEGSARVPFVMNGKGFQPGRVDTPVSLVDLLPTLLDIAGAPELRDPADTLDGRSLLPLARGEQETDRPAVISEYMGEGAIAPMVMIRHGRYKYIHCPADPPQLFDLAEDPDELDNLAGDPDHAGLVADFEKRVREHMDLDSIDRQVRESQSRRRVVFKAHMAGMRTPWDYHPPCRAANQYMRNHLDLNDVESRARLMCK
- a CDS encoding anaerobic sulfatase maturase → MQPFSLLIKPASADCNLRCDYCFYLDKSALYPESGKHRMSEATLRVLLQRYFETPQPAYAMVWQGGEPSLMGAPFYKQVTELQKELAPRGARIANSMQTNATMVGDGLAAHMSKYRFLTGVSIDGPAELHDVSRRTVKGKSTHARVVQGLRTLQKHRVPVSGVTLVSTANVEEPVRVYRHLRELGLSSMQFVPCVEWDAAGEPLPWTITGEQWGRFLEGVFEEWFVAQDWNVSVRNFESVLARLVGAQSGECRLCERCDQYLVVEYNGDIYPCDFFVNELYRLGNIHDISLLDAREAQAYAAFAQAKSHIPALCGACPYLSVCMGDCPKFRLAAPAGATHAGRSWLCEGWLYFFRASWDRFHALARNIASRAA
- a CDS encoding glycine betaine ABC transporter substrate-binding protein; this translates as MKYLSTFFACILTVFVVFSTAQAAEKIRFATPPWPGVEVKTEVATQLLETLGYSTEQLQVGTSITYNGFKSGEVDAFLAGWVPQQDPMLNPLLEEGVVEIAQTNLDTAVISLCVPRFVAEAGVTSFADLDAHADKFNHHIYNIEAGSGMHTNMEEIIQNDVAGLGDWEQTGVTTPVMLKEVMTKANNGEWVVFGCWKPHWMNLMMDMVYLEPVPGIEKYASNSKVHTVVRSDLKDTDPEVYRFLTQLKVNVQIQSEWIRDYGQQEIAIDKVARDWIAANKETVSQWLDGVKAADGAPAMEKIDAAF
- a CDS encoding efflux RND transporter permease subunit, which gives rise to MDLANYALRHKAVTLVFTLMVAVGGYLSYQSLGRLEDPEFTIKQAVIYTQYPGATAAEVEEEVTEPLETAVQQLKQLDEVRSISRAGLSIIYAEIQDTYDGHELPQVWDELRRKVNDAQSNLPPGCEAPQINDDFGDVYGIFLALTGEGYSFRDMREFAKDLRRELLLCEDVGRIDFWGLQTEVVYVEIDRSRLARLGIPPATIFDTITAQNTVSTSGDVKVGGERVDLRVTGGFESVKAMEDLLIPAADTDDGKSRMIRLRDVATVERGYLDPPTQLLRHNGKPAVGLGISTVEGGNVVTMGEAVQARLAELTPRVPVGMEIEPIAFQADTVKEAVTGFAVNLLEALAIVVVLLVLFMGLREGLIMGVVLLVTILGTFIFMKFWDVSLQRISLGALVIALGMLVDNAIVVTEGIVIKVMQGVRREQAATETVREVQWPLLGATIIAIMAFAAISVSDDTTGEFLGSLFQVIAISLGLSWVFAVTITPWLCVTFLKKPTEIKEAHNNWLYRGYRAFLRFCIDHRWLTLAAVASMLVVSLYSFQFVEKNFFPDSTRPQFMVDIWYPAGTHIEETAEGLAAMGEHIRSLPGVTATDTFVGNGALRFILTYEPEMPDSSYGQVLVSVEEYDAIPMLMVQVEEYLNAEHPRAVSAVEAFKLGPGGGAIEARLIGDDGLVLRQLADQVMEIMRENDNTRTIKHDWRQRVKALHVRMAEAQSRDAGVTRPEISQALTMNFSGVNAGLYRDGDTLLPIVLRPPKAQRQGVSNLQDVQVWSEAAGKALPIGQVTDGSQTMWEDPIIRRLDRKRTLTVSCQQRTGTAMTLFEELRPQIEAIDLPPGYTLEWGGEYEKSTEANTKLMANVPIAFAVMFFISVMLFNSLRHPLIIFLGLPLALIGVVAGLLTAGQPFGFMALLGFLSLSGMLFKNEIVLLDQINLDIANGKQPYQAVVDSAVSRVRPVCMAAFTTVLGMIPLIWDAFFAAMAVTIMAGLTFATALTLVVVPVLYCVFFRVKRETPPRNDASGTSMAGAESSTPSSGPAATS